In Rutidosis leptorrhynchoides isolate AG116_Rl617_1_P2 chromosome 2, CSIRO_AGI_Rlap_v1, whole genome shotgun sequence, one genomic interval encodes:
- the LOC139892020 gene encoding uncharacterized protein: MDQFELYFKRADLDQDGRVSGPEAVSFFQASGLPKPVLAQIWTFADQNRIGYLGRAEFYNYLKLVTVAQSKRDLTPDMVKAALYGRASAKIPPPKINLEALPAPRSNLNVGPPTQYPQTGSIAPPVSQGPQGYTPQQGQVTRPPSNTTFQLQPGPNHVTPGGGMSRPPGSTSSAPGVPSQPPSKGINPSMPMDVDTDRDGKVTGEQARNLFLSWKLPREILKQVWDLSDQDNDSMQPLHPDSLIKFSKIAFQCLQEYPESRPLMSHVVRELEAALEMQEHQYLKLQKEYEEIKYESIEDSQEHRLINTYSGISIQGSLTSSYKSFTLEEVTRATDGFSDKKLLGEGAFGKVFHGHISGNGYDGLVAVKRLKECSKQGQDEFQKEIELLSTCNHPNIISLIGCCDQGSEKILVYDFMKKGSLYDCLYREKEKTPRLSVEQRLEICIGVAKGLNYLHSGRQNNIIHSDLKTDNILLDADLVPKISDFGLSRTRAVGPSSSDVVTNTTKGTEGYIAPECYEPNYKVSRKADVYAFGVVFLEVLCERAPWERLLMLALPNILRREFPETAPESVKRNISPRCSQVCIYIIKDCLDNDPRKRPTIDLVVDNLESALKLQKQERQANS; the protein is encoded by the exons ATGGATCAATTCGAATTGTACTTCAAGAGAGCAGATTTAGATCAAGACGGGCGTGTTAGTGGTCCTGAAGCCGTTTCCTTCTTTCAAGCCTCTGGTTTACCTAAACCTGTTCTCGCTCAG ATATGGACATTTGCTGATCAAAATCGAATAGGCTACCTTGGTCGAGCAGAGTTTTACAATTATCTGAAGCTTGTAACTGTTGCACAAAGTAAACGAGACCTTACTCCAGACATGGTGAAGGCAGCATTATATGGACGTGCGTCAGCTAAAATTCCTCCCCCCAAGATCAATCTTGAGGCCTTACCTGCTCCTCGCTCAAATTTAAATGTGGGTCCACCTACTCAGTATCCACAGACTGGTAGCATTGCCCCACCAGTATCTCAAGGGCCGCAAGGCTACACGCCGCAACAAGGTCAAGTCACGAGACCACCTTCTAACACAACATTTCAATTGCAACCTGGACCCAATCATGTAACGCCAGGTGGAGGCATGAGTCGTCCTCCAGGTTCAACTAGCTCCGCACCTGGTGTACCTTCTCAACCTCCTAGTAAAGGAATTAATCCTTCGATGCCCATGGATGTTGATACAGATAGAGATGGAAAAGTTACTGGTGAACAGGCACGGAATCTGTTCTTAAGTTGGAAGTTGCCAAGAG AGATCTTAAAGCAAGTCTGGGACTTGTCTGATCAAGACAACGACAGCATGCAACCTTTGCATCCGGATTCTTTGATAAAATTTTCAAAAATCGCCTTCCAATGTTTGCAAGAATACCCTGAAAGCCGGCCATTGATGTCTCATGTTGTTAGAGAACTCGAGGCCGCACTTGAAATGCAGGAGCATCAATATCTCAAACTGCAAAAAGAGTATGAAGAGATCAAATACGAATCCATAGAAGATTCCCAGGAGCATCGTTTAATAAACACG TACTCAGGTATAAGTATACAAGGGTCATTGACATCATCTTACAAGAGTTTCACACTTGAAGAGGTAACAAGGGCAACCGATGGTTTTTCGGATAAAAAACTGTTAGGAGAAGGAGCATTTGGGAAAGTCTTCCATGGCCACATCTCTGGAAACGGGTACGATGGACTAGTTGCGGTGAAGCGATTGAAGGAATGTTCGAAACAAGGACAAGATGAGTTCCAAAAGGAAATTGAACTATTATCTACTTGCAATCATCCTAACATAATTTCTTTAATCGGATGCTGTGATCAAGGATCTGAAAAGATTCTCGTATACGACTTCATGAAAAAAGGTTCACTTTATGATTGTCTATATAGAGAAAAAGAAAAAACACCTCGATTGAGTGTTGAGCAACGCCTTGAAATCTGCATAGGAGTGGCTAAAGGTCTAAATTACCTTCATTCTGGGAGGCAAAATAACATCATTCACAGTGACCTCAAGACTGACAACATTTTATTAGATGCTGATTTGGTTCCAAAGATATCTGATTTTGGATTATCTAGAACTCGTGCTGTAGGCCCATCAAGTTCAGATGTAGTTACGAATACTACTAAAG GTACCGAAGGATATATAGCTCCCGAATGTTACGAGCCCAACTACAAAGTAAGTAGAAAAGCCGATGTATACGCTTTTGGTGTGGTGTTTTTGGAAGTTTTATGCGAAAGGGCACCCTGGGAGAGACTACTTATGCTGGCACTTCCTAACATCTTGAGAAGAGAATTCCCAGAGACTGCCCCTGAATCTGTTAAAAGGAATATCTCTCCAAGATGTTCacaagtatgtatatatattataaaggaTTGCTTGGACAATGACCCCCGTAAGCGTCCTACCATAGATTTAGTAGTCGATAACCTTGAATCGGCATTGAAACTGCAAAAGCAGGAAAGGCAAGCTAATAGTTAA
- the LOC139892021 gene encoding uncharacterized protein, with the protein MVERMVTSDLSKYGLGKSPNIINNSNNQQISSSLNDTKLSDSNNDNEHLDEDSALQKEDDVTQAKSPARISNVNLNLVYARRKSDAELNNSRTNSDKNHITTSEYQQAEQKLDDKNNNPEKANESSAHISVVNLSIEMENWHARFAQLQKYLKQCDTSNQEVYLQKLRAFSPDECSRHAVELEKRAIKLTFDEGTEIQRVKDLNMFGGNHYLRHLTPVYKSGNLV; encoded by the exons ATGGTCGAACGAATGGTCACCTCAGATCTCAGCAAGTACGGGCTGGGAAAAAGTCCAAACATCATCAACAACTCAAATAACCAACAAATATCATCATCACTTAACGACACAAAACTAAGTGATTCTAACAATGACAATGAACATCTTGACGAGGATTCTGCATTGCAAAAAGAAGATGATGTTACTCAAGCCAAAAGTCCTGCACGAATAAGCAATGTCAACCTTAATCTTGTTTACGCACGTAGAAAATCTGATGCGGAGTTGAATAACTCACGCACTAACTCAGATAAGAATCACATAACAACATCAGAATATCAACAAGCAGAACAAAAGTTAGACGATAAAAACAATAATCCCGAAAAAGCTAATGAATCGTCTGCGCATATTTCTGTGGTTAATTTGTCAATTGAAATGGAGAATTGGCATGCAAGGTTCGCTCAGTTGCAGAAGTATTTGAAGCAATGTGACACCTCTAATCAGGAGGTTTATCTTCAAA AGCTTCGAGCCTTTTCTCCTGATGAGTGTAGTAGACATGCTGTTGAGCTGGAGAAGCGTGCCATCAAGTTAACGTTTGATGAAG GGACTGAGATACAGAGGGTGAAGGATTTGAATATGTTTGGCGGAAACCATTATCTTCGACATTTGACTCCTGTATACAAATCAGGGAATCTGGTGTAA